One stretch of Labrus bergylta chromosome 24, fLabBer1.1, whole genome shotgun sequence DNA includes these proteins:
- the LOC136178149 gene encoding adenylate cyclase type 8 yields the protein MLKCFLKCKLVSSYIKVFPTLIVNTAHGPVIAGVIGATKPQYDIWGMTVNVASRMESTGVNGRIQVPETTSCILMERGFLRQLRGNIYIKGISERHGKVRTFFVSSREERSSFLERGGGRGFSLNRNTLGAVVFSLVQARKREKLMEENGGFHLVEAS from the exons atgttaaaatgttttcttaaatgtaaaTTAGTCTCCAGTTATATAAAAGTGTTTCCCACTCTGATAGTAAACACGGCTCACGGGCCCGTGATCGCCGGCGTGATCGGAGCCACCAAACCTCAGTACGACATCTGGGGCATGACGGTGAACGTGGCGAGCAGGATGGAGAGCACGGGGGTCAACGGGAGGATTCAG GTCCCCGAGACCACCAGCTGCATCCTGATGGAGCGAGGCTTCCTACGGCAGCTCAGAGGGAACATTTACATCAAAGGCATCAGTGAACGCCACGGGaag GTTCGTACGTTTTTCGTGAGCAGTCGCGAGGAGCGCTCCAGTTTCCTGGAGCGTGGCGGTGGGCGGGGCTTCAGCCTGAACAGGAACACACTGGGAGCTGTGGTTTTCAGTCTGGTTCAGgccaggaagagagagaagctgaTGGAGGAGAACGGAGGCTTCCACCTGGTGGAGGCGTCGTAA